One genomic region from Paramormyrops kingsleyae isolate MSU_618 chromosome 24, PKINGS_0.4, whole genome shotgun sequence encodes:
- the LOC111850792 gene encoding pre-mRNA-splicing factor RBM22 — protein MATSLGSNTYNRQNWEDADFPILCQTCLGENPYIRMTKEKYGKECKICARPFTVFRWCPGVRMRFKKTEVCQTCSKMKNVCQTCLLDLEYGLPIQVRDTGLSVKDDMPRSDVNKEYYTQSMEREILNSDGTRPVGQLGKVPSSSDMLLKLARTTPYYKRNRPHICSFWVKGECKRGEECPYRHEKPTDPDDPLADQNIKDRYYGINDPVADKLLKQASSMPRLDPPEDKTITTLYVGGLGDTVTEADLRNHFYQFGEIRTTTVVQRQQCAFIQFATRQSAEVAAEKSFNKLIVNGRRLTVKWGRSQAARGRERDGVGEAGLKLEPVPGLPGALPPPPAEEESSANYFNLSPSVSPAILSVAIPPPPGIVPPPPPGFGPAIFHMGSPPPPPMSMRPPGQLHYPSQDPQRMGAHAGRHDGS, from the exons ATGGCGACGTCTCTCGGCTCGAACACGTACAACAGGCAGAACTGGGAAGACGCG GACTTTCCCATTCTCTGTCAGACATGCCTGGGTGAAAATCCCTACATCCGTATG ACCAAAGAAAAGTATGGCAAAGAATGCAAA ATCTGCGCCAGGCCCTTCACGGTGTTCCGATGGTGCCCGGGAGTCCGAATGCGCTTCAAGAAGACAGAGGTGTGTCAGACCTGCAGCAAGATGAAGAACGTATGTCAGACGTGCCTGCTGGACCTGGAGTACG ggcTGCCCATCCAAGTCCGCGACACGGGGCTCTCCGTCAAAGACGATATGCCCAGATCGGACGTCAACAAGGAGTACTACACACAGAGCATGGAGAGAGAG ATCCTGAACTCGGACGGAACGCGGCCCGTGGGTCAGCTGGGCAAGGTGCCCAGCTCTAGTGACATGCTGCTGAAGCTGGCCCGCACCACGCCGTACTACAAGAGGAACCGGCCGCACATCTGCTCCTTCTGGGTGAAGGGCGAGTGCAAGAGGGGCGAGGAGTGTCCCTACAG GCATGAGAAGCCGACCGATCCAGACGACCCGCTGGCTGACCAGAACATCAAGGACCGCTACTACGGCATCAACGATCCGGTGGCAGACAAACTGCTGAAACAGGCGTCCTCTATGCCACGGCTGGACCCCCCCGAGGACAAGACCATCACCACGCTTTacgtgggggggctgggggacacTGTCACCGAGGCTGACCTCAG GAACCACTTCTACCAGTTCGGCGAGATCCGCACCACAACGGTCGTGCAGAGGCAGCAGTGTGCCTTCATCCAGTTCGCCACGCGGCAGTCGGCCGAGGTTGCCGCCGAGAAGTCCTTCAACAAGCTCATCGTCAACGGGCGCCGCCTTACAGTCAAGTGGGGCAG GTCCCAGGCCGCACGGGGCAGAGAGAGGGACGGAGTGGGAGAGGCAGGGCTGAAGCTGGAGCCGGTTCCTGGCCTCCCAGGAG ctctgcccccccctccagcagAAGAGGAATCCTCGGCCAACTACTTCAACCTGAGCCCCAGCGTGTCTCCCGCCATCCTGAGCGTCGCCATTCCGCCTCCTCCTGGcatagtgccccccccaccgccag GTTTTGGACCAGCCATTTTCCACAtgggctctccccctcccccgcccatGTCCATGAGACCTCCGGGGCAGCTGCACTATCCTTCCCAGGATCCTCAGCGCATGGGCGCCCATGCCGGCCGGCACGATGGCTCCTAA
- the LOC111850797 gene encoding myozenin-3, whose product MIQNSYEELAKRRKQPVKDLGQEVLGEYLNLGKKISAPQDVMMEELKLLTNRGSRMFHERLRRVDKFILENAGRASGKVAESSQAKRSELESGGEDDGKGSFQTEVFIKQPGRNSLVSALKGTVANKGSPDTLAPGYAKPLKDIPHEKFNVTVIPKSYYSPWREDLGAGEKLLATIHAHLPELAQKLTPADYKCFNRAPVPFRGTAGSARTLPLPGFELALAHTEPSLDWDRISRRPNFNRAPQGWGLSKKPESMDL is encoded by the exons ATGATTCAGAACTCATATGAAGAGCTGGCCAAACGAAGGAAACAGCCAGTCAAGGATCTGGGCCAGGAAGTCCTGGGAG AGTATCTGAACCTCGGGAAGAAGATCAGTGCCCCACAGGATGTAATGATGGAGGAACTGAAGCTCCTGACCAACAGGGGATCCCGTATGTTTCACGAGAGGTTGAGGAGGGTAGATAAGTTCATCCTGGAGAACGCTGGAAGAGCTTCAGGCAAG GTAGCGGAATCGAGCCAGGCTAAGAGGTCCGAGCTTGAGTCGGGAGGAGAAGACGATGGGAAGGGGAGCTTTCAAACCGAGGTCTTCATCAAGCAGCCTGGGAGAAATAGCCTTGTTTCGGCCTTGAAGGGCACAGTGGCCAATAAAGGAAGCCCTGACACCCTCGCTCCGG GCTACGCAAAGCCGCTGAAGGACATTCCTCACGAGAAGTTTAACGTCACTGTCATCCCCAAGTCCTACTACTCACCCTGGCGGGAGGATCTGGGTGCCGGGGAGAAACTCCTGGCCACCATCCACGCTCATCTGCCAGAGCTGGCCCAGAAACTCACACCTGCCGACTACAAGTGCTTCAACAG AGCGCCGGTTCCGTTCCGCGGGACCGCCGGGAGTGCGAGGACCCTGCCACTGCCGGGATTCGAGCTTGCCCTGGCTCACACGGAGCCCAGCCTGGACTGGGATCGCATCTCCAGAAGGCCCAACTTCAACCGGGCACCTCAGGGGTGGGGCTTAAGCAAGAAACCCGAGTCCATGGACCTATGA